One genomic window of Glycine max cultivar Williams 82 chromosome 16, Glycine_max_v4.0, whole genome shotgun sequence includes the following:
- the LOC100527320 gene encoding actin-related protein 2/3 complex subunit 2A, with protein MKNPHVLLLSVSLPTPSSETIFVCGLPFGAIEAIKAAYGNLVQILDPPRDGFNLTLKINLSKLPANQEQKHAFLVKVASIREVVLGAPLRVILEHLAARTVAPDLDPLVALVHRPNESFFLFPQADKVTVVYPMRFNDSIDIVLATSFLQEFVEARRTAGLNNTPPCSWSLTPPLELKEVPAANAGFVTFVIFPRHVEGQKLDRTVWNLSTFHAYVSYHVKCSEGFMHTRMRRRVESLIQALNRAKPDVENSKKTSYNRSFKRLSLKDSRTNSFS; from the exons ATGAAGAATCCTCATGTTTTGTTGCTATCAGTATCGTTGCCTACTCCTTCTTCAGAAACTATTTTTGTCTGTGGACTTCCTTTTGGAGCCATCGAAGCAATCAAAGCTGCATATGGTAATCTTGTGCAAATTCTTGATCCTCCAAGGGATGGCTTTAACctcacattaaaaataaatctgtCAAAGCTTCCGGCAAATCAAG AGCAAAAACATGCTTTTTTGGTAAAAGTTGCATCAATAAGGGAGGTTGTCCTTGGTGCACCATTGAGAGTAATTTTAGAACATCTTGCTGCCAGAACTGTTGCTCCAGACCTGGATCCACTTGTTGCCCTTGTTCATCGGCCTAAtgagtctttctttctttttcctcag GCTGATAAGGTGACTGTAGTGTATCCTATGAGATTCAACGATTCAATAGACATTGTTCTCGCAACTTCATTCCTGCAG GAATTTGTCGAAGCCAGGCGTACAGCTGGACTTAATAATACACCTCCTTGTTCATGGTCTCTTACTCCTCCACTGGAACTAAAAGAAGTTCCCGCTGCGAATGCAGGATTTGTGACATTTG TTATCTTCCCTCGTCATGTCGAAGGCCAGAAACTGGATCGTACAGTATGGAATCTGTCAACTTTTCATGCCTATGTTAGCTATCATGTTAAG TGCTCAGAAGGATTTATGCATACACGTATGCGGCGTCGTGTGGAGTCCTTGATTCAG GCTCTGAATCGTGCCAAACCAGATGTCGAGAATTCAAAGAAAACTTCATACAACAGATCCTTCAAACGGCTG AGTCTCAAGGATTCAAGGACCAACTCATTTTCATAA